From one Amaranthus tricolor cultivar Red isolate AtriRed21 chromosome 17, ASM2621246v1, whole genome shotgun sequence genomic stretch:
- the LOC130803633 gene encoding patellin-6, whose product METSSPLSHLQSQIPISSPSPNPHKLPTKRSLFTSLMESTTLRSPSFKEDTYLLSNLKPSEKSSLSELKSKLSSSHSTQNPSIWGIPLLSDDEKSDVILLKFLRARDFKVSEAYTMLEKSLSWRKEFEADGILEEELGFKELEGLVAYMHGFDREGHPVCYNAYGVFKDKEMYDKIFGDDEKLKKFLRWRVQVLERGIQLLHFKPGGVNSIIQVTDLKDMPKRELRVASNQILSLFQDNYPEMVARKIFINVPWYFSLVYSIFSPFLTQRTKSKFVIAKESNVAETLYKFISPEDVPVQYGGLSRPGDLQNGPAKPASEFTVKGGEKVNIQIEGIEAGATIVWDLVVGGWDLEYSAEFIPNAKDSYVLAVEKPKKLGPSDEAVHNSFLAREPGKLVLSVDNTASRKRKVAAYRYVVRKSTTPV is encoded by the exons atggAAACATCTTCACCATTATCCCATTTACAATCTCAAATACCCATTTCTTCTCCTTCCCCAAACCCCCATAAACTCCCCACCAAAAGAAGCTTATTCACTTCATTAATGGAATCCACTACCCTTCGTTCTCCTTCCTTTAAAGAAGACACTTATCTTCTCTCTAATCTCAAACCCTCTGAAAAATCTTCCTTATCCGAACTCAAATCCAAGCTCTCTTCCTCTCATTCCACCCAAAACCCATCTATTTGGGGCATCCCTCTTCTCTCCGACGACGAAAAATCCGATGTTATCCTCCTTAAATTCCTCAGAGCTCGAGATTTCAAGGTTTCTGAAGCTTACACCATGCTTGAAAAGTCGCTTTCATGGCGGAAAGAGTTTGAAGCAGATGGGATTTTGGAGGAAGAACTTGGGTTTAAAGAATTAGAAGGATTAGTAGCGTATATGCATGGGTTTGATAGAGAAGGGCACCCTGTTTGTTATAATGCTTATGGGGTTTTTAAGGATAAGGAAATGTATGATAAGATATTTGGAGATGatgaaaaacttaaaaagttttTGAGATGGAGAGTTCAAGTTCTTGAAAGAGGGATTCAATTACTGCATTTTAAACCGGGTGGTGTTAATTCTATTATTCAAGTTACTGATCTTAAAGATATGCCTAAAAGAGAACTTAGAGTTGCTTCTAATCAGATTCTCTCCCTTTTTCAAGATAATTATCCTGAAATGGTTGCTCGCAAG ATCTTTATCAATGTGCCATGGTATTTCAGCTTGGTATACTCAATATTCAGTCCATTTTTGACTCAAAGAACCAAGAGCAAATTTGTAATTGCCAAAGAAAGTAATGTTGCTGAAACTCTCTACAA GTTCATAAGTCCAGAGGATGTACCGGTTCAATATGGGGGACTAAGCCGACCCGGAGATCTCCAAAACGGGCCAGCTAAACCGGCATCAGAGTTCACTGTGAAAGGAGgtgaaaaggttaatattcagaTTGAGGGTATTGAG GCGGGTGCAACCATTGTATGGGACTTGGTGGTGGGAGGTTGGGACTTGGAATACAGTGCAGAGTTCATCCCAAACGCCAAAGATAGTTACGTCCTTGCAGTGGAGAAGCCAAAAAAGCTCGGCCCCTCAGACGAAGCTGTCCACAACTCGTTCTTGGCAAGAGAACCCGGCAAACTCGTATTGTCTGTGGACAACACCGCATCCCGGAAGAGGAAGGTGGCTGCCTATCGTTATGTTGTTCGCAAATCTACTACACCAGTATGA
- the LOC130803683 gene encoding uncharacterized protein LOC130803683, producing the protein MKHSKARNVIERCFGLLKGRWGILRTPSFFPIRTHGRIVQACVLLHNLSRKHMPTDYTMYWDSDSEEGESDDEGLDDEIELITQIATTDAWTTYRNNLTQNMFNNWRLRHTSQT; encoded by the coding sequence ATGAAACATTCTAAGGCAAGGAATGTTATTGAGAGATGTTTTGGACTATTAAAAGGAAGGTGGGGTATTCTTAGGACCCCATCCTTCTTTCCAATACGTACTCATGGGCGTATAGTTCAAGCATGTGTACTATTACACAATCTTAGTCGAAAACATATGCCAACAGATTACACAATGTATTGGGATTCCGATAGTGAAGAAggtgaaagtgatgatgagggcCTAGATGATGAAATTGAGTTGATTACTCAAATAGCTACTACGGATGCTTGGACTACTTATCGGAATaacttaacacaaaatatgTTTAATAATTGGAGACTTAGGCATACTAGCCAAACATAA